The following are encoded together in the Natronincola ferrireducens genome:
- a CDS encoding MinD/ParA family protein → MDQATKLRELINRKKLPSTSNIIKSDGKSKPSTRIICITSGKGGVGKTNFTANLAIALANLNKKVVVIDADLGLANVDVILGVIPQHTLLDVVKFNKSITDVMTTGPRGIKVISGGSGIHDLVDMSKESLEILIEQFNEINSHADILLIDTGAGLSKSVMSFVLAADEIIVVTTSEPTSITDAYAMIKTIGGYKESKKIKVIINRVENTNEGKATFEKLKNAAEKFLGIGIEKLGFIIDDYHVSRAVKIQNPFIIEYPNSSAAKSIEMIALKLIDPLEGEKEFIKTQSFINKVISLFR, encoded by the coding sequence ATGGATCAAGCTACAAAGCTAAGGGAATTAATTAATCGTAAAAAGCTACCCTCCACCAGCAATATAATAAAAAGTGATGGTAAAAGTAAACCTTCTACTAGAATCATATGTATAACCAGTGGAAAGGGTGGAGTAGGAAAGACAAATTTCACTGCAAATTTAGCCATAGCTTTAGCTAACTTGAATAAAAAAGTAGTAGTAATTGATGCAGATTTAGGATTAGCCAATGTTGATGTAATATTAGGTGTTATACCCCAGCATACCTTGTTGGATGTGGTGAAATTTAATAAAAGCATTACAGATGTTATGACTACAGGACCAAGAGGGATTAAGGTCATCTCTGGTGGTTCTGGTATTCATGATTTAGTTGATATGTCGAAAGAAAGTTTGGAGATATTAATAGAACAATTTAATGAAATCAACAGTCATGCTGATATTCTTTTAATAGATACTGGGGCAGGCTTATCAAAATCTGTTATGTCATTTGTTTTAGCTGCGGATGAAATTATTGTTGTTACTACATCTGAGCCTACTTCTATAACCGATGCCTATGCTATGATAAAAACCATAGGGGGATATAAAGAAAGTAAAAAGATCAAAGTTATTATAAATCGGGTAGAAAATACAAACGAAGGAAAGGCGACATTTGAAAAGCTTAAAAATGCTGCAGAAAAATTTTTAGGTATAGGGATAGAGAAGCTAGGATTCATTATAGATGATTATCATGTCAGTAGAGCAGTGAAAATTCAAAACCCCTTTATTATAGAATATCCTAATAGTTCAGCAGCTAAGAGTATAGAAATGATAGCATTGAAATTAATAGACCCTTTAGAAGGAGAAAAGGAATTTATAAAGACCCAGAGCTTTATCAATAAGGTTATTAGCTTGTTTAGATAG
- the fliQ gene encoding flagellar biosynthesis protein FliQ, translating into MNESMVIELGQQTMFTILLMAAPMLGIGLIVGLAVSIFQATTQIQEATLAFIPKIIAVLGSVVIFGPWLLSIIINFTLSLFTNMSSFIQ; encoded by the coding sequence ATGAATGAATCAATGGTTATCGAATTAGGACAACAGACAATGTTTACAATACTACTAATGGCGGCTCCTATGTTGGGTATAGGATTAATAGTAGGATTAGCTGTTAGTATTTTTCAAGCTACAACCCAGATTCAAGAGGCTACCCTAGCCTTTATTCCTAAAATCATAGCTGTTTTAGGTTCGGTAGTAATATTTGGACCTTGGCTACTATCTATTATTATTAACTTTACATTATCTTTATTTACAAATATGAGTAGTTTTATACAGTAA
- the fliP gene encoding flagellar type III secretion system pore protein FliP (The bacterial flagellar biogenesis protein FliP forms a type III secretion system (T3SS)-type pore required for flagellar assembly.) translates to MRNNKISNKKKQKKKIYLCVVVILISILFSAMVVSAEPNNIPIPRIGLNIEEADNPQEVAVSIQILFLMTILSLAPAILIMMTSFTRIIIVLSFLRNALATQQTPPTQVIIGLALFLTFFTMAPIATEINENALQPYLQEEISQADALSIAIEPIREFMLRQTREKDLSLFIEMAHVDGPLEINEISNTILIPAFIISELKTAFQLGFILFIPFIVIDMVVASTLMSMGMMMLPPAMISLPFKLLLFIMVDGWNVLIRSLLTSFH, encoded by the coding sequence ATGAGAAACAATAAAATTTCTAATAAAAAAAAACAGAAAAAGAAAATATACCTATGTGTAGTAGTTATTTTAATAAGTATACTTTTTAGTGCTATGGTTGTAAGTGCTGAGCCTAATAACATACCTATTCCAAGGATAGGATTAAATATTGAGGAGGCAGATAATCCCCAAGAGGTAGCGGTATCTATTCAGATATTGTTTTTGATGACTATCTTATCCCTAGCACCGGCTATTCTTATTATGATGACTAGCTTCACAAGAATCATTATTGTATTATCCTTTTTAAGAAATGCCTTGGCTACACAACAAACACCTCCTACTCAAGTTATAATTGGATTAGCTTTATTTTTAACCTTTTTCACAATGGCGCCTATAGCAACAGAAATCAATGAAAATGCACTGCAGCCTTATTTACAAGAAGAAATTAGTCAAGCAGATGCATTATCTATAGCTATAGAGCCTATAAGGGAATTTATGCTAAGACAGACTAGAGAAAAGGATTTAAGTTTATTTATAGAAATGGCCCATGTGGATGGACCTTTAGAAATCAATGAGATTTCCAATACAATATTAATACCCGCTTTTATTATTAGTGAATTAAAAACTGCATTTCAATTGGGGTTTATATTATTTATACCTTTTATCGTAATTGATATGGTAGTGGCTAGTACGTTAATGTCAATGGGGATGATGATGTTACCTCCAGCTATGATATCTTTACCCTTTAAATTATTATTATTTATTATGGTGGATGGATGGAATGTGCTAATCCGTTCCCTGCTTACAAGCTTCCATTAG
- the flhF gene encoding flagellar biosynthesis protein FlhF, whose product MKVKKFTASNNQEVLMKVKNELGPDAVILYQRKVKPKGLFGIFKNPIIEVVAAKEDREELITNKSKEKINPNFGAFYSELSNEPKEEIIKPSLSKEVDEIKTMLNTVINKINQQELPSLLNHSHQEEVSKLFYTLKEQGLEEEIVKEILQKCIAYNDFNVKGIEKKEEIRKEIAKVVDKYIMYPPQSLKSKIMFFIGPTGVGKTTTIAKLAAQFLLNEGKSIGLISADTYRIAAVEQLKTYSDILNIPLEVIYHPSEIHNAIKKLNEKDIIMIDTAGRSHKNQKQIIELKALLDEIEEKDIYLVMSCTSKERDIKEIINSYKFIENYSVIFTKLDEATTFGSIINTGKETKRPIAYITTGQSVPDDIEEVSIEKIVSLITKEAMQ is encoded by the coding sequence ATGAAAGTAAAAAAATTTACAGCATCCAACAATCAAGAGGTCTTGATGAAGGTAAAAAATGAACTGGGTCCTGATGCAGTTATTTTATATCAAAGAAAAGTTAAACCTAAAGGATTATTTGGAATTTTTAAAAACCCTATTATTGAAGTAGTAGCAGCAAAAGAAGATAGGGAAGAGCTAATTACAAATAAATCTAAAGAAAAAATCAACCCTAACTTTGGAGCTTTTTACTCGGAGTTGAGTAATGAACCAAAAGAAGAAATCATCAAACCATCCCTTTCTAAGGAGGTTGATGAAATAAAGACAATGCTCAATACAGTTATTAATAAAATCAATCAACAGGAACTTCCTAGTCTATTAAACCATTCTCACCAAGAGGAAGTTTCAAAATTGTTCTATACCCTAAAGGAACAAGGGCTTGAAGAGGAAATCGTAAAGGAAATTTTACAGAAATGTATTGCGTATAATGACTTTAATGTAAAAGGGATAGAAAAAAAAGAAGAAATTAGAAAGGAAATTGCTAAGGTTGTCGATAAATATATTATGTATCCACCCCAATCATTAAAGTCCAAAATTATGTTTTTTATAGGACCCACAGGAGTTGGAAAGACAACTACGATAGCTAAACTAGCAGCTCAATTTTTATTGAATGAAGGTAAATCCATAGGTTTAATAAGTGCCGATACTTATAGAATTGCAGCTGTAGAACAGTTAAAAACCTATAGTGATATTTTGAACATTCCTCTAGAAGTTATCTATCATCCGTCAGAAATACATAATGCTATAAAAAAATTAAATGAAAAAGATATCATCATGATAGATACTGCTGGAAGAAGTCATAAAAATCAAAAACAGATTATAGAACTAAAAGCCCTGCTGGATGAAATAGAGGAAAAGGATATCTATCTTGTGATGAGTTGCACTTCTAAAGAACGAGATATTAAAGAGATTATTAACAGCTATAAGTTTATAGAAAATTACAGTGTTATTTTTACGAAACTTGATGAGGCTACTACCTTTGGATCTATTATAAATACTGGCAAAGAAACTAAACGTCCCATCGCCTATATTACTACTGGACAAAGTGTTCCAGATGATATTGAAGAAGTTAGCATTGAAAAAATTGTAAGCCTTATAACAAAGGAGGCTATGCAATAA
- a CDS encoding protein-glutamate methylesterase/protein-glutamine glutaminase, giving the protein MILTQKTIKVGIVDDSPFMRKLLTDILNSDKGIEVIATAKNGKEAIEMITTLKPDIITLDIEMPIMNGIDTLKYIMEYNPLPVVMLSSLTYTGGAATITALELGAVDFIQKPSSIFMINGENSKAEIIRKVKNSYRAKVIHSPIIPCKVNCENVTRPNKALRNAKGDCVNTIVAIATSTGGPRALQSIIPLIPKHFPGAFLIVQHMPPGFTKSLAERLNSISEVTVKEAEDSEKIETGHVYIAPGNYHLGVKKDYSNQLYIDLSQEPPILGHRPSADLLFKSLSQGILTNTRIIGVIMTGMGSDGTKGLKALKEKASPYIIAQSEESCVVYGMPKSAVNSGVVDEIVPLEGIMEAIVNRVGVS; this is encoded by the coding sequence ATGATATTAACCCAAAAAACAATAAAAGTGGGGATTGTAGATGATTCACCTTTTATGAGGAAGCTTTTAACAGACATTCTAAACAGTGATAAAGGGATAGAAGTAATAGCAACAGCAAAAAATGGCAAAGAAGCAATAGAGATGATTACAACTTTAAAACCTGATATCATAACTTTGGATATTGAAATGCCTATTATGAATGGTATAGATACATTAAAATATATTATGGAGTATAATCCATTGCCAGTAGTCATGCTAAGCAGCTTAACCTATACAGGAGGAGCAGCTACCATAACTGCCTTAGAACTAGGTGCTGTTGATTTTATTCAAAAACCATCAAGTATATTTATGATTAATGGAGAAAATTCAAAGGCAGAGATAATAAGAAAGGTTAAAAATTCTTATCGTGCAAAAGTAATTCATAGTCCCATAATCCCTTGCAAAGTTAACTGTGAAAATGTTACAAGGCCTAATAAAGCCTTGAGAAATGCAAAGGGAGATTGTGTGAACACTATTGTTGCCATTGCTACTTCAACTGGAGGACCTAGAGCACTGCAGTCTATTATTCCTTTAATACCTAAACATTTTCCAGGAGCATTTTTGATTGTTCAACATATGCCTCCTGGCTTTACAAAATCCTTGGCAGAAAGGTTAAACAGTATTTCTGAGGTTACTGTAAAGGAGGCAGAGGACTCAGAAAAAATTGAAACGGGTCATGTATATATTGCTCCTGGCAATTATCATCTAGGAGTAAAGAAGGATTATTCAAATCAATTATATATTGATCTGTCCCAAGAACCACCTATACTAGGGCATAGACCCTCTGCTGACCTGCTATTTAAGTCATTATCTCAAGGTATTCTAACAAATACTAGGATAATAGGTGTTATTATGACTGGTATGGGCTCTGATGGAACAAAAGGTTTAAAAGCCCTTAAGGAAAAAGCATCACCCTATATTATTGCTCAAAGTGAAGAAAGTTGTGTAGTTTATGGGATGCCTAAAAGTGCAGTTAATTCTGGAGTTGTTGATGAAATAGTTCCATTAGAAGGAATAATGGAAGCTATAGTAAATAGAGTGGGGGTGTCATAG
- a CDS encoding flagellar brake protein, whose product MTTSINFKIGEKLEIEPVKVKKNTNIKSIFSQLVDKKNDYLYISSPIKHGVPYPLNIGQQIKIMLYRDEKGMYCFTGEVIDKITIHLPMYIIAPLSAPEKIQRRYYYRLKTLIKVNIRVLNENDVIEGYTKDISGGGMKVIAKKTVELGKKLELKVFLNDNKELTMEGEVIRVVRDPISNEYEVGVKYSDISDNIRNQIVAFIFAKQRELRQKGLI is encoded by the coding sequence ATGACTACTTCTATAAATTTTAAGATTGGTGAAAAACTTGAAATTGAGCCTGTGAAGGTGAAGAAGAATACTAATATAAAATCTATTTTTAGTCAATTAGTGGATAAAAAAAATGATTATTTATATATATCTAGTCCAATTAAACACGGAGTACCCTATCCCCTTAACATAGGACAACAGATAAAAATTATGCTTTATCGTGATGAAAAAGGAATGTATTGCTTCACTGGAGAAGTAATAGATAAAATAACCATACATCTTCCGATGTATATTATTGCCCCTTTAAGTGCCCCAGAAAAAATACAGCGTAGATATTATTATCGGCTAAAAACCTTAATAAAAGTAAATATAAGGGTTCTTAACGAAAATGATGTAATAGAGGGCTACACAAAAGATATCAGCGGTGGAGGAATGAAAGTTATTGCAAAAAAAACTGTAGAATTAGGCAAAAAATTGGAATTGAAGGTTTTTTTAAACGACAATAAAGAACTTACAATGGAAGGAGAAGTTATTAGGGTAGTAAGGGACCCTATATCAAATGAGTATGAAGTAGGTGTAAAGTATAGTGATATTAGTGATAACATAAGAAACCAAATAGTTGCTTTTATATTTGCAAAACAAAGAGAACTTCGACAAAAGGGATTGATTTAA
- the fliR gene encoding flagellar biosynthetic protein FliR has product MENIYTDILANINLFFLILVRVSGIFVIAPIFGRNNLPVIMKVGLSALISFILLPIISSDIGIHLQQNHFFELTLNITKEFLLGVTIGFICFLYFSALYLAGTIIDTQIGFAMVNVLDPQLNTQMPIMANYYNILVTLIFLILNGHHFIIRGLVYSYELLPIGFVFTISEGVIYKLIDMMMEIFVLAFQFSAPILATIFLANVLLGILARTMPQMNVFIVGLPLKIFVGILTILVTLQFLIPFSQRLFDKMFGGLYEILQLLSKG; this is encoded by the coding sequence ATGGAGAATATATATACAGATATTTTAGCAAATATAAACTTGTTTTTTCTTATTTTAGTTAGGGTTAGTGGTATATTTGTTATAGCACCTATATTTGGAAGAAATAATCTACCTGTAATTATGAAGGTGGGATTGTCAGCCCTTATATCCTTTATATTATTACCTATTATTTCATCAGATATAGGGATTCATCTACAACAGAATCATTTTTTTGAGTTAACTCTTAATATTACAAAGGAATTTTTATTAGGAGTCACTATTGGATTTATATGCTTTCTATACTTTAGTGCCTTGTATTTAGCTGGAACAATTATTGATACCCAAATAGGCTTTGCTATGGTAAATGTATTGGATCCTCAGCTTAATACCCAGATGCCTATAATGGCAAATTATTACAATATTTTAGTAACCTTAATATTTTTAATTTTAAATGGTCATCATTTCATCATCCGAGGTTTGGTATATAGCTATGAACTATTGCCAATAGGCTTTGTATTTACCATTAGCGAAGGAGTTATCTATAAATTAATTGATATGATGATGGAAATATTTGTATTGGCTTTTCAGTTCAGCGCTCCAATTTTAGCTACTATTTTTTTAGCCAATGTACTACTGGGTATTTTGGCCAGAACAATGCCCCAGATGAATGTTTTTATTGTTGGACTACCTTTGAAAATTTTTGTAGGTATCCTTACAATTTTGGTTACTTTACAATTTTTAATTCCTTTTTCCCAAAGGTTATTTGATAAGATGTTTGGTGGCCTATATGAAATACTTCAACTCTTATCAAAAGGATGA
- the flhA gene encoding flagellar biosynthesis protein FlhA has translation MKYGDIIVALAVIAIVIIIIIPIPLAALDVLLSFNISLALLILLIAMYTQEALQFSIFPSILLITTLFRLALNITTTRYILSRGTAGNVINTFGDFVIGGSPIVGFIVFLIIIIIQFLVITKGSERVAEVAARFTLDAMPGKQMAIDADLNAGLIDDADARNRRSKIQREADFYGAMDGASKFVKGDAIAGIIITIINIIAGFIIGVSIQGLDFGAAIQKYTLLTVGDGLVSQIPALLISTATGIVVTRAASEGNLGSDLIHQLFNQPKIMFIISGVLLFFGIIGLPFWPFFLLSMGFLFLGMKLRKELQKSQVEEPLDEVQEAVEEKRKPENVMPLLNVDPIELEFGYGILPLADASQGGDLFDRLVMIRRQCALELGIIVPMIRLRDNIQLEPNQYVIKIKGIEIAIGEIIFDHYLAMNPGMVDEEIEGIDTVEPAFGLPAKWIDEQEREKAEILGYTVVDPPSIIATHLTEIIKKHAFELLGRQDVKKLIDHVKENHSVLVEELIPNILTLGEVQKILGNLLKEGVSIRNLVTILETLADYGNITRDTDMLTEYARQSLGRAITKQFITTQPAKVITVTQDLEQRIMESLQQTENGTYISMDPDTTQRMIHNLSQQVQKVVSLGEQPIVVTAPIVRLYFKRLSEQLTSDLIVLSYNEVDPSIEIQSIGAVSI, from the coding sequence ATGAAGTACGGAGATATTATTGTTGCATTAGCTGTCATTGCCATAGTTATTATAATTATCATACCTATCCCTTTAGCTGCCCTTGATGTATTATTGAGCTTTAATATATCACTAGCACTATTGATTTTATTAATAGCAATGTATACTCAAGAAGCTTTACAATTTTCTATATTCCCCTCTATTCTATTAATTACTACTTTATTTAGATTGGCTTTAAATATTACCACCACCCGATATATATTATCACGGGGGACAGCAGGTAATGTAATTAATACGTTTGGGGATTTTGTTATTGGAGGAAGTCCAATTGTAGGATTTATTGTGTTTTTAATCATTATTATTATTCAATTTTTGGTTATTACAAAGGGTTCTGAAAGGGTAGCCGAAGTAGCGGCAAGGTTTACATTAGATGCAATGCCTGGAAAGCAAATGGCAATTGATGCTGATTTAAATGCTGGACTAATTGATGATGCTGACGCTAGGAATCGAAGAAGTAAAATCCAAAGAGAGGCAGATTTTTATGGGGCTATGGATGGAGCCAGTAAGTTCGTTAAGGGGGATGCCATAGCTGGAATTATTATAACAATTATTAACATCATAGCAGGTTTTATTATAGGTGTATCGATACAGGGGTTAGATTTTGGTGCAGCAATACAAAAATACACCCTGCTAACTGTTGGAGATGGTTTAGTAAGCCAAATCCCTGCCTTGTTGATTTCTACAGCTACAGGGATTGTTGTAACTAGAGCTGCCTCAGAAGGGAACTTGGGCAGTGATTTAATTCATCAGCTTTTTAATCAACCGAAAATTATGTTCATTATTTCAGGGGTGCTATTATTTTTTGGTATTATAGGTCTACCTTTTTGGCCATTTTTCCTATTATCCATGGGTTTTCTATTTTTAGGAATGAAGCTAAGAAAGGAATTGCAAAAATCTCAGGTGGAAGAACCATTGGATGAAGTACAGGAGGCAGTTGAAGAAAAACGAAAGCCAGAAAATGTTATGCCCCTGTTGAATGTAGATCCTATAGAACTAGAGTTTGGATATGGCATACTTCCTTTAGCTGATGCAAGTCAAGGTGGAGACCTATTTGATAGATTGGTTATGATCAGAAGACAATGCGCTTTAGAACTAGGAATTATCGTACCTATGATACGGCTCCGTGACAATATACAACTAGAGCCTAATCAGTATGTCATAAAGATTAAAGGAATAGAAATTGCCATAGGAGAAATTATATTTGATCACTATCTTGCTATGAATCCAGGTATGGTTGATGAAGAGATAGAAGGTATTGATACCGTTGAGCCAGCATTTGGATTGCCAGCTAAATGGATAGATGAACAAGAACGAGAAAAGGCAGAGATATTAGGGTATACAGTTGTAGATCCACCGTCGATTATTGCAACCCATTTAACAGAAATTATTAAAAAACATGCTTTTGAATTATTAGGAAGACAAGACGTGAAAAAATTAATTGATCATGTTAAAGAAAATCATTCTGTATTAGTAGAAGAATTAATTCCTAATATTTTAACCTTAGGAGAAGTCCAAAAGATTTTAGGAAATCTATTAAAAGAAGGTGTATCTATTAGAAATTTAGTAACTATTTTAGAAACCTTAGCTGACTATGGAAATATTACAAGGGATACTGATATGCTTACTGAATATGCAAGACAATCTCTAGGTAGAGCCATTACGAAACAATTTATTACCACACAACCAGCTAAAGTTATAACAGTTACTCAAGATTTAGAACAAAGGATTATGGAATCTCTACAGCAGACGGAAAATGGAACTTATATTTCTATGGACCCTGATACAACCCAAAGAATGATTCATAATCTCTCTCAACAGGTTCAAAAAGTAGTTTCTTTAGGAGAGCAGCCTATTGTTGTTACAGCGCCGATAGTTAGACTGTATTTTAAAAGATTATCAGAGCAATTAACCTCAGATTTAATTGTTCTATCCTATAATGAAGTAGATCCCTCAATAGAAATTCAATCAATAGGGGCGGTGAGTATTTAG
- the flhB gene encoding flagellar biosynthesis protein FlhB, whose amino-acid sequence MKYFNSYQKDDTMEFKINLQLFTEEKTEKPTPKKIKESREKGQVLQSKEVNSAFILLGAFVALNLLATYIGITLRSFTINLYEEYLNVDYLFSIKNINGLLLVTLYNLFKVVLPIGFVCLLIGVIASYLQIGYLFTTKTLAIKFSKLNPVEGFKRMFSMKSIVELVKSIIKILLIGFVVYRYSINQLNAIFNTIVMDVEVIVNTIKEITINLGLRAGIVLLVIAILDYYYQKYDYGKNLKMSKQEIKEEFKQTEGNPQIKSKIKEKQRQAAMRRMMQDVPKADVIITNPTHYAIAIQYDSHQFAAPKILAKGKDLIAENIKKIAKENNLPIIENKPLARTLYSTVEVGEFIPPELYQAVAEILAYVYQINNRI is encoded by the coding sequence ATGAAATACTTCAACTCTTATCAAAAGGATGATACTATGGAATTTAAAATCAATTTACAATTGTTCACAGAAGAAAAGACAGAAAAACCCACTCCGAAAAAAATTAAAGAGTCTAGGGAAAAAGGACAGGTTCTACAAAGTAAAGAAGTAAATTCTGCATTTATTTTATTAGGTGCTTTTGTTGCACTAAATCTATTGGCTACATATATAGGAATCACTTTAAGAAGCTTTACGATTAATCTATATGAAGAATACTTAAATGTAGATTATTTGTTTTCGATAAAGAATATAAATGGCTTATTGTTAGTTACCCTTTATAATCTTTTTAAAGTGGTATTGCCAATAGGATTTGTTTGTTTATTAATAGGGGTTATAGCAAGTTATTTACAAATAGGCTATTTGTTTACCACAAAAACCTTAGCCATAAAGTTTAGTAAATTAAATCCTGTTGAAGGATTTAAGAGAATGTTTTCTATGAAATCTATTGTTGAGCTAGTTAAATCTATTATAAAAATTCTTTTAATTGGCTTTGTTGTTTATCGATACAGTATAAATCAATTGAATGCTATATTCAATACAATAGTGATGGATGTAGAAGTAATCGTAAACACAATAAAGGAGATAACAATTAACTTAGGTTTAAGGGCTGGTATTGTATTATTAGTTATTGCAATACTAGACTATTATTATCAAAAATATGACTATGGAAAAAATCTCAAAATGTCTAAACAAGAAATTAAAGAAGAATTTAAACAAACAGAGGGGAACCCGCAAATCAAATCAAAGATTAAAGAGAAACAAAGACAAGCGGCTATGAGGAGAATGATGCAGGATGTACCTAAAGCAGATGTTATTATAACCAATCCAACCCATTATGCAATTGCTATCCAATATGACTCTCACCAATTTGCTGCACCTAAAATATTGGCAAAGGGCAAAGATTTAATAGCAGAAAACATAAAAAAAATTGCTAAAGAAAATAACCTGCCCATTATTGAAAACAAACCATTGGCTAGAACCCTGTATAGCACAGTAGAAGTTGGAGAGTTTATACCACCAGAGCTATATCAAGCTGTCGCTGAAATACTGGCCTATGTTTATCAAATCAACAACAGAATCTAA